One stretch of Theropithecus gelada isolate Dixy chromosome 12, Tgel_1.0, whole genome shotgun sequence DNA includes these proteins:
- the TNP1 gene encoding spermatid nuclear transition protein 1, which yields MSTSRKLKSHGMRRSKSRTPHKGVKRGGSKRKYRKGNLKSRKRGDDANRNYRSHL from the exons ATGTCGACCAGCCGCAAATTAAAGAGTCATGGCATGAGGAGGAGCAAGAGCCGAACTCCTCACAAGGGAGTCAAGAGAGGTGGCAGCAAAAGGAAATACCGTAAGGGCAACCTGAAAAGTAGGAAACGGGGTGATGACG CCAATCGCAATTACCGCTCCCACTTGTGA